In Columba livia isolate bColLiv1 breed racing homer chromosome 8, bColLiv1.pat.W.v2, whole genome shotgun sequence, a single genomic region encodes these proteins:
- the LOC102098879 gene encoding vitamin D3 hydroxylase-associated protein — protein MIQQQLRQLLPEREVNPSAALALLGGSVAAVVVWKWLGKRQIQKKMEEARRTRDEGLKKMAEAVQQFREQVPSAQTDAILSLPLLELSKKLQEGSLSPKTVLYTYLEKALEVTQQTNCLRHFIPECEEQLQEIQRRGEKGLLYGIPVSIKDHIGHKGHLATCGLVQCLGTPMQEDSVLVKVLKRQGAIPFAMTNVPQSLFSYDCSNPIFGQTLNPLNHQKSPGGSSGGEGALIAGGGSILGIGSDLGGSIRLPSSFCGLCGLKPTADRLSLTGMTGPVSGITAIPCALGPMARDVDSLALCMKALLCQEMFRLDPTVPPIPFNEEVYSSSAPLRVGYFDTDGYFPLPPCMRRAVQETREALQAAGHQLVPFSPPRIHYVMKLFMKTFFADGGHAWLDVFTGNIVDPTLKSQVNSCKIPRLGKKLLALILKPLFPCLADYLSSLCGMRSVKEMWNHNHEIQVYRAEFIARWMELQLDVVLCPVLGPAFNPGYAGKLLNAVSSTMLYNFLNFPAGVVPVSTVTEADEEELKLYRGCCNDPWDQTLKQAVTGAVGLPVAVQCVALPWQEELCLRFMKEVETLSRRRRAT, from the exons ATGATCCAGCAACAACTGAGACAGCTGCTACCAGAGAGGGAGGTGAACCCTTCAGCTGCCCTCGCCCTGCTCGGTGGCTCGGTGGCGGCCGTGGTGGTCTGGAAATGGCTGGGCAAGAGGCAGatccagaagaaaatggaagaggcTCGGAGGACCCGGGATGAGGGTTTGAAGAAAATGGCAGAGGCTGTCCAGCAGTTCAGGGAGCAG GTCCCCAGTGCCCAGACAGATGCCATTCTGTCCCTGCCTCTGCTGGAACTCAGCAAGAAACTGCAGGAAGGGTCTCTGTCCCCCAAGACAGTCCTCTACACCTACTTAGAGAAG GCCCTGGAAGTGACCCAGCAGACAAACTGCTTGCGACATTTTATCCCAGAGtgtgaggagcagctccagGAAATACAACGGCGGGGGGAGAAAGGGCTGCTCTACGGCATCCCTGTCAGCATCAAGGATCACATCGGCCATAAG GGACATCTCGCAACCTGTGGGCTTGTTCAATGTCTGGGCACCCCGATGCAGGAAGATAGTGTCCTAGTCAAAGTTTTGAAGAGACAGGGGGCCATCCCGTTCGCAATGACCAATGTGCCACAATCCCTCTTCAG cTACGACTGCAGCAATCCCATCTTTGGCCAGACCCTGAACCCCCTCAACCACCAGAAGAGCCCCGGGGGCTCCTCGGGAGGGGAGGGAGCTCTGATCGCAGGTGGAGGCTCCATCCTGGGCATCGGCTCGGACCTTGGTGGCAGCATCCGCCTGCCCTCCAGCTTCTGCGGGTTGTGTGGGCTCAAACCCACAGCTGACAGGCTCAG ccTGACCGGAATGACTGGCCCAGTCAGTGGGATCACAGCAA TTCCTTGTGCGCTGGGGCCGATGGCAAGGGACGTGGACAGCCTGGCCCTGTGCATgaaggctctgctctgccaggagATGTTCCGCCTGGACCCCACCGTGCCCCCCATCCCCTTCAATGAGGAG GTGtactccagctctgctcccctgcGGGTCGGGTACTTCGACACGGACGGCTACTTCCCGCTGCCCCCCTGCATGCGACGGGCGGTGCAGGAGACCCGGGAGGCTCTGCAGGCGGCCGGGCACCAG CTGGTACCATTTTCTCCACCTCGGATCCATTATGTCATGAAACTGTTTATGAAGACCTTTTTTGCTGATGGAGGCCATGCTTGGTTGGATGTGTT CACAGGAAATATTGTAGATCCCACTTTGAAATCACAGGTGAATTCCTGCAAGATCCCAAGGCTGGGGAAGAAGCTGCTGGCTCTAATTCTTAAACCTCTG TTTCCCTGCCTGGCTGACTACCTGAGCAGCTTGTGTGGAATGAG GTCAGTGAAGGAGATGTGGAATCATAACCATGAAATACAG GTGTACCGTGCTGAGTTCATCGCCCGGTGGATGGAACTCCAGCTGGACGTTGTGCTGTGCCCTGTCCTGGGACCTGCCTTCAACCCAGGATATGCTGGGAAACTCTTGA ATGCCGTCTCCTCCACGATGCTGTACAACTTCTTGAACTTCCCCGCTGGGGTTGTACCCGTCAGCACGGTGACAGAAGCTGATGAGGAAGAGCTAAAGCTTTACCGAGGGTGCTGCAATGACCCTTGGGACCAGACACTGAAACAG GCTGTGACAGGAGCCGTGGGGCTGCCCGTGGCCGTGCAGTGCGTGGCCTTGCCgtggcaggaggagctgtgccTCCGCTTCATGAAGGAGGTGGAGACCCTCAGCCGTCGGAGGAGAGCCACGTAG
- the NSUN4 gene encoding 5-methylcytosine rRNA methyltransferase NSUN4, translating to MAALGGRAGAALLRRRPLPGLGAGPRRYRYKEKWAATAPRIPPTRLALHHFDINYSLQLKELWPSVRAGLLCEQKYGALLNNFSLPDHVTQELELLNATDFVSEATKKARSVAAAEEAGRGKSSEGRMVMQVETMTQAEMSPPLRASISSNIKCYTFPRGDITRFRPARPNTLGILDYYLMDAASLLPVLALNVQPGDFVLDLCAAPGGKTLALLQTGACGRLAANDISISRTKRLHQILHSYVPKEIRETVSVTSCDGRDWERLEGGTFHKVLVDVPCTTDRHSVMEDDNNIFHKRRTKERQMLPMLQLQLLMAGILATRPGGEVVYSTCSLSPLQNEHVIERAIEIAETQFNVALRVEDLSRFRTLFQDTFSFFSDCRLGELVLPHLTANFGPMYFCKLCRM from the exons ATGGCGGCGCTgggcgggcgggccggggccgcgctgctcCGGCGGCGGCCGCTGCCGGGGCTGGGAGCGGGGCCGCGGCGGTACCGGTACAAGGAGAAGTGG GCTGCCACGGCCCCCCGCATCCCCCCCACGCGCCTGGCCCTGCACCACTTCGACATCAACTACAGCCTGCAGCTGAAGGAGCTGTGGCCGTCTGTCCGCGCTGGCCTGCTCTGCGAGCAGAAGTATGGCGCCCTCCTCAACAACTTCTCTCTCCCTGACCACGTCACCCAAGAGCTGGAACTGCTGAACGCCACCGATTTTGTTTCCGAAGCCACCAAAAAGGCGCGGAGTGTTGCAGCTGCGGaggaagcggggagagggaaAAGCAGCGAGGGCAGAATGGTGATGCAGGTGGAGACAATGACACAGGCAGAGATGTCACCGCCACTTCGTGCCTCCATCAGCTCCAACATCAAGTGCTACACCTTCCCCAGGGGCGACATCACGCGCTTTCGTCCTGCACG GCCAAACACTCTGGGTATCCTCGACTATTATCTGATGGATGCAGCATCTCTCCTGCCCGTCCTGGCGCTCAACGTGCAGCCCGGTGACTTTGTCCTCGACCTCTGCGCGGCTCCAGGTGGCAAGACTCTAGCTCTGCTGCAGACTGGGGCTTGTG GGCGTCTGGCAGCCAATGACATCTCCATTTCCCGGACAAAAAGGCTGCACCAGATTCTCCATAGCTACGTGCCCAAAGAAATCAGGGAAACTGTGAGCGTCACGTCCTGCGATGGAAGGGACTGGGAGCGGCTGGAAGGTGGCACTTTCCATAAG gtaCTGGTGGACGTGCCCTGTACGACGGACAGACACTCCGTCATGGAGGACGACAACAACATCTTCCACAAGAGACGGACCAAGGAGCGCCAAATGTTGCccatgctgcagctgcagctacTGAT ggctgggatcCTCGCCACGAGGCCGGGAGGAGAGGTGGTGTACTCTACGTGCTCCCTCTCCCCGCTGCAGAACGAGCATGTGATCGAGAGAGCGATAGAAATCGCAGAAACCCAGTTTAACGTCGCTCTCCGCGTTGAGGACTTGAGCCGCTTTCGGACGCTCTTCCAGGACACGTTTTCCTTCTTCTCAGATTGCCGGCTGGGGGAGCTGGTTCTGCCTCACCTCACAGCCAACTTTGGACCTATGTATTTCTGCAAATTATGTCGGATGTAG
- the LOC102083535 gene encoding cytochrome b-c1 complex subunit 6, mitochondrial: MGLRDRVVHAGEPEEEEEEEELVDPLTTVREHCEQLEECVKARQRLEECDARVSSRSQTEEQCTEELFDFLHARDHCVAHTLFKKLK; the protein is encoded by the exons ATGGGGCTGCGGGACCGCGTTGTGCACGCCGGGGAGCCCGAG gaggaggaggaggaggaagagctggtg GACCCCTTAACCACGGTGCGGGAGCACTGCGAGCAGCTGGAGGAATGCGTGAAGGCGCGGCAGCGGCTGGAGGAGTGCGACGCGCGCGTGTCCTCCCGGTCCCAGACAGAAGAGCAGTGCACGGAGGAGCTTTTTGACTTCCTGCACGCCAGGGACCACTGC GTTGCTCACACACTCTTCAAGAAGCTGAAGTGA